Genomic segment of Arachis hypogaea cultivar Tifrunner chromosome 11, arahy.Tifrunner.gnm2.J5K5, whole genome shotgun sequence:
ACAACACAAATTTGATCAATGCTCTGGTCTTGCTTATTGTATGCAGAGGCTCAAGTGCATGCTTATGTATAAACAATCACGAATATGGTTttctctttttatcaaatttatgtCTACTAATGCTAAATGATCTGAGTTTGCACTAATATGGTCTTGGTTCTTCCATGTTTTTTCAGGTTTAATGTGGCCCTTAGTAATTGCTGTATAGGTGATATATGTGTAATTCACAGTGGAGTCTGCATTGGTCAAGATGGTATGGGCTGGATTTCTAAGCTTACTTGTTTATTATGTCGTTTAGTATGCTTGAGCCTTGGAACATTTATAATGTGTACTTCAGATGCATCCAACTATTTGTACCAGAGGATGCTTTTTTGCATAGTATTGAATAGCTGATACATGATAAACCAATTTGGCACTTAAACATGCCTTTTGATGAATCATTTCTTGTTTGATAATCTTGATCTGTTTAACATGCAGGGTTTGGATTTTATGTGGATGGTGATGGTAATATGATAAAGAAGCCTCAGGTTGGTAAAAAgtattgttttaatttcattttaaactATATATGTTGCCAGTTGCTATTTGTCCAATATGATCTACTTTTCATCTTGCTTATATTTTTCTAAACACAATGTATATTTCTTTCTTAAAATCTGTCAGAAGTTGAATGTGGTAATAGGGAACCAAGTGGAAATTGGTGCTAATACATGTATTGACCGGGGCAGGTCAGTACTTTGCTCATTTACTAGgctttatcattttctttttagCTTAATCATGTGCCAAAATATGTTATAGTATGATTATCACTTTGCATGGATTCCAGGTTTATTACTAATTTACCTTGCATTTTGCGTACGCAGCTGGAGAGATACAGTTATTGGGGACAATTCAAAGATAGATAATTTAGTTCAGGTTagcatttagcctttgcttaatTGCGAAAAAAGAAGGGGGCTATTTTTTCCTTTCATTCTGATTGTTCTACAGATTGGCCATAATGTAGTTATTGGGAGGAATTGTATGCTTTGTGGGCAAGTTGGGATTGCAGGTTCAGCAACGTAAGTTATCCCCCTGTTTGTTGTGCTGTTACATATGAATTTTCGATTGATCATTGATGTACTGTGCTGAATTCATGTAAGCACTAAATTCCTGCTCAATCTTTTGGGCGTCTCAAGTTTACAACATTGTGTATTTGATCGGGGTGTTCAGCATAGGAGATTATGTAACCATGGGAGGAAGGGTAGCAGTGCGAGATCATGTATCTATTGTATCTAAGGTATGCTTCTATTTGTTCATGTGATTAGTGAATGAATAAGTGTCCCTATGGTTTAGGAAAGTGAtacaacaacaaacaacaacaaagcttTATCCCA
This window contains:
- the LOC112722632 gene encoding probable UDP-3-O-acylglucosamine N-acyltransferase 1, mitochondrial isoform X1 gives rise to the protein MATRRVLVFASRSAFARRFSLVPASDSGCGFQKWQNGGGIFHESASIDSTAVVEVGAVVHSESVIGANVHIGSGTVVGPSVSIAHSTIIGFNVALSNCCIGDICVIHSGVCIGQDGFGFYVDGDGNMIKKPQKLNVVIGNQVEIGANTCIDRGSWRDTVIGDNSKIDNLVQLLGGIVCFVGKLGLQVQQPLNSCSIFWASQVYNIVYLIGVFSIGDYVTMGGRVAVRDHVSIVSKVRLAATSCVTKDIKEPGDYGGFPAVPVHKWRRQVARSSRHR
- the LOC112722632 gene encoding probable UDP-3-O-acylglucosamine N-acyltransferase 1, mitochondrial isoform X2, translated to MATRRVLVFASRSAFARRFSLVPASDSGCGFQKWQNGGGIFHESASIDSTAVVEVGAVVHSESVIGANVHIGSGTVVGPSVSIAHSTIIGFNVALSNCCIGDICVIHSGVCIGQDGFGFYVDGDGNMIKKPQKLNVVIGNQVEIGANTCIDRGSWRDTVIGDNSKIDNLVQLLGGIVCFVGKLGLQVQQLYNIVYLIGVFSIGDYVTMGGRVAVRDHVSIVSKVRLAATSCVTKDIKEPGDYGGFPAVPVHKWRRQVARSSRHR